Part of the Vigna angularis cultivar LongXiaoDou No.4 chromosome 1, ASM1680809v1, whole genome shotgun sequence genome, TTCCAGCATGGGTGAGGTTTCGACAGCGATTTCGGCCGACCACAGAGGTGCGCGGCAACACTGGTCAAAAGGAGAACCCTTTTCTTTTTGAAGAAGAGAAACCCTCTGTTGCGGCTAGCTAGGAAGAAGAATGGAAGAAATTCCTAAAGTAAGAGCTTCTTACTGCACcaacacaaattttttaaaaaaaagacgAAGAGTATCAACACAAATTTCTTAGACAAGACGAAGAGTATCAAGTGCTTAGACAAGACGAAGAGATCAAATGACAATTAGATTTGTGCTATGTCAAACACTgcttatttaaataacaaaGTACACGTAATCAAATAATACACATCAACATATTATCTGTACACCACGTCAGCACCTCTTAACGCCGTTTGTGAcaacttaacggttagggtaaaatgtgttcatttttacaaaaaatatgacccaattgagacagatgaaaaaacgaggaccgaactgagatttccatacaaaattgaggaccaagggagggtttaaaccttttaattattaagtttttttttaatacaaatgatattaaatattgttgTGTAGGATCGAGGGGAGATACTGAAGTTGATCTCACatggtaaaatatttaataagttaGGACCGTGCGTCGAAGGAATTCAACACATTGTGTTGAATTCCTCTTTGATGCCTCTCACAAATATTTGCTATGATTACGTTGATAAGGGCTTGTTGCTTGGTTTCATAGAGAAATGGCACTTTGAGACGAGTAGTTTCCATCTCTCTGTAGGGGAGTTGTCGATCACTCTTGACGATGTCTCCACTTTACTTCACCTCTCGGTACTGggacaattatgtgatttggaGGAGTTGGAGTTTGAGGAGGCTCGACGGCCCTTGTAGACCTGCTTAGCGTTGATGGTGGCGTAGTTGGTGCTGAGATGGAGGATGCACGTGGTCCGAAAGTCAGACTTAGCtggcttagagagatatatgttcAGAGGTGTCACTCGTAGCATTGAGACTATGCTGCTAGAGCATATCTCTTGCATCTAGTAGGATGCACGATTTTTGCAAATAAAAGTGTCACTTCTATACGCGTGTCTTACCTACTATTATTTAGAGATGTACACGCGTGTGCCATATATGCTTGGGGTGTTGCTACGCTCGCCCATTTGTCCGACTAGCTCGGGGATGCGAGTCTGGCTTCCACGAAGCAGATGGCTGTATATCTAACTTTGTTTCAGGTATAGACATATACCCTTCACATTTATTTGATGTACTTATTTCCGTGTTCAAAGACGAAagatatttaattgaataattgcATTTTTAGAGTTGGATATACGAGCATTTTCCTAGCATGGGAAGGAGGTGATTGGTATCTTCTTATGATGAAACCATACCACGTGCGGCTAGGTGGTAGAGCCCTCGGCAGAGTTCGACTCTTGCAGAGATTCGGTCGCAGTTGGATGGCCTGACATACTGATgccaacccctttagggacttctcatccaaagaagtatcaactaaAACTAAGACTAAAGAAAGGGAAGTAGAATAAAAATTGCTAAAGctctttccttatctaagtcttagatagattctctttaactaaatccatttatattgttttgtagGACACTAATAAAGAGTGGAATGTTCCTAGGAGAGTTGCCAAGCAAAGAGGCAAAGAAGAATGCATTGTGCAGCCAGCCGTGTAACTTCTTTGAAGCACGTTTTCAACATTTTCCATGTGAAACATGCAACCAGAAACATTCCCCACGTGAAACATGCAGCCAGCCACGTTTTTAATGTTTCCCACGTGAAACATGCAAGCAAGCCGTGTGGCTTCTTCTGCACACCTCCCTTGGAGCTTCATACACGTTGAAAATGTTGCAATTAGATTTCTAGGCACGCTTCTcttactctataaaagagagcttcTTCTCATTGGAAAGGTAACTTGAGTATAATAGTGAAATGCTGCTGAAATACAGCCACTTCTCTCGAGTTCACCGCTTGTGCTAAGTTTAGCAATTCTTTCCTATAACTCCCTTCCCCGATGGAAGGCCGTCTGAGTTAGACATTCACCACACACACTTATCCAAACACTGCTAGTCATTCCGTCAAACACTTGGCCTGCACCGATATCTCCAACCTTGCTTCCATTCCACTGCCACTTCTGAATCAAGGAGCCCTAGTCTTGAAGATTGAGGCCGCTTCCATCACATACAGTGAAGTTGTATGAcatccagatgagggacatcgGGGAATTCGTCCATTCTTCGGCATCTGTATGTATTCTGGATGGATTCAGATTGGTGACACCCTTTCCCGTTATTTGCCTGAGCGTGTGATGAGGCAATTTGGGTTATACCAGGAGATTCCACGACCATCCACTATCATtgcagatgcagatgtagtcgCTGTTGATTATGTGTGATTGCACTTCATGAATCACGTTATTATGAATGTGATACAAGCATCATACCCTTCTGAATGTGTCGATGGATACATACAGTGGTTTAGGAGGGTTTCACATCCCTATATTATTCCTGCTCCACCTGACACGAGACCGACTCTTGGGCCTACACAACGCCCTGATGTTCCACAGGAGGCACGACCCCATCGTAGATCCTCTCCACCTTCACCATCTGGCATCGtggtatgttatttttcattacttatgttattaaattttcttaaccatgtttatttatttgtttgatattattataatgcAGGCTAGATTTAGGCGAATGACGAGAATGTTACAATCGTTGATATCGTGTCGTCATGGGACCGAGGGTACTATTGCACATCAGGTGTCGGTGGACCTGCTTCAGATTGCTAATGAGGGCATCGACGAATATTCTCCAACTAGAAGAGGGCAGAGGCATGTGCGTGGTAGACGGTCGACGTCTAATTGATAGGACTTTGTATTTCAGTTTTTTAACAAGTTATTTGGGATACACTAATGTTTACCTTAAGTGTTCGTtaactaattttcttttccaaattttGGCCTTAAGTAAATTACTACATTTTGTATGTTTTACATTGTTAATGTAGCcgtactttttaattttaacatttgtatgataatgcatttaatattttagcaTTGTTAATGCAGCTAtacattttcatttcttaaaattttttgtatttcctcaatataaaatttagatcGCATAACCAATGTTTTCGacaattaaacatatattatcaGGGTTTATATCGAGCTCGTAATAATGGTATTAATTATGTTCCATCACAATCAGTTGCCTGGATTTCAAAATCATTGGTTCACAAaacttaaaattgaatttacaCCTTAACAAAAAGTAATAGTGTATTTTTACATATCTTCATAAATATCACGAATCACCCAAGTCAACATAAGATGTCGTTACGTCCATCAACTGCGCAAATGCTTGCATCCTACTAGTATAAATAGATGACCACGCTCGTGCCTCAGGATAAGAGTGGGTTGAGGAGATGATATTCACCATGGGCAAATGACAACTTTCTTGTAACTTAACCTACCATAATACAAATTACAATAGTTAATTGAGTCATaagtaattttcaaatgaaatcacaaaataatacaattacctGCACGAAATGACATCCATGAACATGTCCTATACAAATTAACCGATGTTGAGTTATATCAGAAGGTGGTGTGGACCGTAGTGGGAAGATAGTATAATTTTGAGATGATGACATACACTAAGATGACATTATATCGGTTAGCAATTGCATAACCAATGTCTGGTAATGTCATCCACTTATTCCTGTTAGCCtgttattaataaaagaagttgttagataaaataaatataataaatataataaataaaatacataaaacagGAAACACTTACCGTCGACTGTGACTGCACCAACAAAGAGTTCCTCAGTTCTTCTAGTCTATCATACCTTCATACTAGGATTGCATATTCATCACTCTATTGACTGAGTTCTTTGTACAAATCATTTCTAATAACGGGCCATGAATCTTCTCTGAGTCCCAACGACGCAACAATACATCTATATCCACAGTGACCATCAGCCACAACATTAACAACGTCCACAATAAAGGGGTGAGTAATAGAATGAAACTGGTCTATCATTGgaactctctttttcttcactatATTTGGCTTTGATTGTAGTTTACTTTTCATAGTTGAAGATTCTATGGTTGAATGAAAGGCATCGACATACTCAAAATATGATGGATCCCGCGTAGTAGACCTTTCTCTTCGTTGAACTTTACTTTTTTGAGCACCCTTTGTCTTGACTTTATGTAATGGAGGAACCATTGAAGTCAATGTAGGACAAGTAATGTCAAGTAACTTCTGCTTGATGGTGACTTTACCTCAAATGTAAACCTCATTGAATCGTTCTTCTAC contains:
- the LOC128194905 gene encoding uncharacterized protein LOC128194905 — protein: MNHVIMNVIQASYPSECVDGYIQWFRRVSHPYIIPAPPDTRPTLGPTQRPDVPQEARPHRRSSPPSPSGIVARFRRMTRMLQSLISCRHGTEGTIAHQVSVDLLQIANEGIDEYSPTRRGQRHVRGRRSTSN
- the LOC108332742 gene encoding uncharacterized protein LOC108332742; translated protein: MVPPLHKVKTKGAQKSKVQRRERSTTRDPSYFEYVDAFHSTIESSTMKSKLQSKPNIVKKKRVPMIDQFHSITHPFIVDVVNVVADGHCGYRCIVASLGLREDSWPVIRNDLYKELSQ